ATAAAGTTGAAAGAGCGGTCTACACGGTCCAAAATCCAGGCATCGGAGCTAGCGGTTAGTTTATTTAGCTGCACCAACTCTTTATCGGGATTAAAAGCGAGCTCTACCTCCCAGGGCTAATTATTTTCTTGGGCCATTTGCAGCATCTCTTGTTTGAGTTTGCCAGAATTAGAAATGGGGCGGTCAAAAATCCAATGTGCTTTTTCTACTTCTAGGTCCAAAAGAGCTTGGCCCATAATTTCGATAGCCTTTTGGGTTTCTATTACTTTTTTGTAGCTACCGTGTACGGAGGCCAGGTCTCGGATTTGGCCATCTTCACATTCTAGCAAATAGCCCTTAGAGAGGGCGGCTTCCATGCCAATGAGTAAATTATAGCCATCAATATAGAGCGTTTCGCCAGCCAGCATTTCGGCTGGAATTTGTTTGTTGAGGCGATTGGCTTGGGCTTCTTGGCCAGAGCTCATGAGGAGCAGGGCCTTTTTTTGTCTTTTGCGGAGGCGGTAGCGATTGCCTACGAGTTCAGAGGCAGATTTTTCGGCATAGCCGCGGTCCAATAAAAAGGAGAGATCTCTAACGGCCTCTTGTAGGCTCCAGAGTTGGGTTTGTTGTCCAAATAATTGTTTATCCTGAGGGTGTTTTCCTCTATGTTTCATTTTCTTATTTCAAGGGGTTATATAAAAAGTGGGGGGAGTAGTTGGGCGCCCGCAGGGCGTTTTTCTTGCGCAGCAAGTTTTCATTTGGCCTAGCGATGTGTAGCAGTGGCCGCAGGCTAGACCAAAGCCCCTAGGGCTGCAGGGCCGAGCGAATAGCGAGCTGCGAAACGTAGCGCCCGCAGCAAAGCTGCGGGAGGCCCCAAAACTTAATACTTAATACCGATCGACTTATAGATAAAGTGCAGCAGCCAGGCGGGACCCACCAACAAAAACTGCAGATCCTCTAAAAAAGAGGGTTTGGCGCCTTCAATTTTGTGGCCGATAAACTGGCCAATCCAGGCGATAAAGAAGAGGCCAAAGGCTAGCCAACCGTAGGCGAGGCCCCAACTAGCGCTGGCTTGGGCTAGATAATGATTGCCATACAATAGGCCGAGGCCAATGGGCAGAAAGCCCAGAAAAATGGGCAGCGATAGCCGCAGATAATAGATAAAAGTGAGGCCGACCAAAATGCTGGCCCAATTGAGCAAGGGCGCAGGCTCGATAAAAAAGGGAATACTATACAGTAGCCCAAGCAGACTAAACATAATTGTGGGCACGCAAATCCAGTGAATGACCTTATTGATAGAATTTTGGTGGCTTTCGCCATACTTTTCGAGAAGGGTATCGATGGTTCGCTGAGGCATATCCATTAGCTGTTGAGAAGGTAAATACTGGCATTGAGCAGGGCGGCAAAGCTGACCCAAGCCAGGTAGGGGAAAAGGAAGTAGGCGGCTTTGGGCTGTATGGACCAAAATAGGCGGATGCAGTAAAAAATGCTGGCCCAAAGTAGGGCAATTTCGACCAAAGCGGCGCCGGGAGATTGGGCAAAAAAGAAGAGAAAGGACCAAAGTCCGTTTAGGCCCAACTGCAGCAGAAAGAAAAAGCGGGCTTTGGCGCTATTGCCTTTACCTTCTACCATTGCCCAGGCAATGGCCATTAGCGTATAGAGTAGGGTCCAGACGGGGCCAAAGAGGTAGCCTGGGGGATTAAAGCTGGGCTTTTGGAGTTGAGGGTACCAATCTGCCAAGCCTTGGGCAGTAGCCCAGCCGCCTAGGGCCGCTACTCCAAAACAAAGGAGTAGGGCCAAAAGTAAACGTTGCCAAAAGGACCAATTTTTCATTTAGACTTGACGTATTTTTAGTTCTTCATAATAGGCGCCCCAATAGGCATCTTTATGCGCCTTGGCCTCTTCTAGGCTATCAAAAACAAGAGCTTTCATAGGCAGGCTACTATAATTGTATTTTCCCATCAGGTATTCTTCTTCGGTGCCATTGAGGCGGTAAAGGACAAAACCAGGGCGCTTGAAGCGGTAGACCATTTCCTCCATTTCTCGCATTCTTTTGTGCAGCGGGTCTTCGGTAGAGACCGTTTCGTCTTGGATTGTGGCTAGGGAAATGCGAATTTCCTCGCTACTTTCCTTCTTAATTAC
This genomic interval from Saprospira grandis contains the following:
- a CDS encoding DUF962 domain-containing protein yields the protein MPQRTIDTLLEKYGESHQNSINKVIHWICVPTIMFSLLGLLYSIPFFIEPAPLLNWASILVGLTFIYYLRLSLPIFLGFLPIGLGLLYGNHYLAQASASWGLAYGWLAFGLFFIAWIGQFIGHKIEGAKPSFLEDLQFLLVGPAWLLHFIYKSIGIKY
- a CDS encoding TspO/MBR family protein, with product MKNWSFWQRLLLALLLCFGVAALGGWATAQGLADWYPQLQKPSFNPPGYLFGPVWTLLYTLMAIAWAMVEGKGNSAKARFFFLLQLGLNGLWSFLFFFAQSPGAALVEIALLWASIFYCIRLFWSIQPKAAYFLFPYLAWVSFAALLNASIYLLNS